In the Variovorax sp. S12S4 genome, one interval contains:
- a CDS encoding dihydroneopterin aldolase gives MSSIPHGHQTLTLQGLRFDANLGILEQEKRAPQPILVDAELNLGPQPLLPQDDDIFHVLDYRKVRRIIIDECTAEHVNLLESLIGKLAQRLLQLPGVRGVRVKIAKLEIFDDCEVAIRIEAGEW, from the coding sequence ATGTCTTCCATACCGCACGGCCACCAGACACTCACCCTCCAGGGGCTGCGCTTCGACGCCAACCTGGGCATCCTCGAGCAGGAAAAGCGGGCGCCCCAACCGATCCTGGTCGATGCCGAGCTCAACCTCGGCCCGCAGCCGCTGCTGCCGCAGGACGACGACATCTTTCATGTGCTGGACTACCGCAAGGTGCGCCGCATCATCATCGACGAGTGCACTGCCGAGCATGTGAACCTGCTCGAAAGCCTGATCGGCAAGCTCGCGCAGCGGCTGCTGCAGCTGCCCGGCGTGCGCGGCGTGCGGGTGAAGATTGCCAAGCTCGAAATCTTCGACGACTGCGAGGTGGCTATCCGCATCGAAGCCGGGGAATGGTGA
- a CDS encoding SDR family oxidoreductase, whose protein sequence is MSTAPLSADPRTVLVTGAGRRLGREIALALATGAWQVAVHYRSSRIEAEQTSAECAALSGKSAAFEADLLDEGATRALLPRVAAHFGGVDAVVHSAALFEHDDAASFSYALMERHARSNTGAAILLAQALHDHLALRDAQGAVVHLLDQKLWNPNPDFLSYTLSKAALEAATPMLALALAPRVRVVGVAPGLTLSSHMLDDEKFAQLHKLSPLGRSSTPADVVATVKFALENNSITGTTLLVDGGQHLMRFERDFSLM, encoded by the coding sequence ATGAGCACAGCACCGCTTTCCGCAGACCCCCGCACCGTCCTCGTCACGGGTGCGGGCCGCCGGCTGGGGCGCGAGATTGCGCTGGCGCTGGCCACGGGGGCATGGCAGGTGGCGGTGCACTACCGCAGCTCTCGCATCGAGGCCGAGCAAACGTCGGCCGAATGCGCGGCGCTCTCGGGCAAATCGGCCGCCTTCGAGGCCGACTTGCTCGACGAAGGCGCCACCCGTGCCTTGCTGCCGCGGGTGGCGGCGCACTTCGGCGGGGTCGATGCGGTGGTCCACAGTGCGGCGCTCTTCGAGCATGACGACGCGGCCAGCTTCAGCTATGCGCTCATGGAGCGCCATGCGCGCAGCAACACCGGCGCCGCCATTCTGCTGGCACAGGCGCTGCACGACCACCTGGCGCTGCGCGATGCGCAAGGCGCGGTGGTGCACCTGCTCGACCAGAAGCTCTGGAACCCGAACCCCGATTTTCTGAGCTACACGCTCTCCAAGGCCGCGCTGGAAGCCGCCACGCCCATGCTGGCGCTGGCTTTGGCGCCGCGCGTGCGGGTGGTCGGCGTGGCGCCCGGCCTTACGCTTTCGAGCCACATGCTGGACGACGAAAAGTTTGCCCAGTTGCACAAGCTGTCGCCGCTGGGCCGCTCTTCCACGCCGGCCGACGTGGTGGCCACCGTGAAATTTGCGCTGGAAAACAACTCGATCACCGGCACTACGCTGCTGGTGGACGGCGGCCAGCACCTGATGAGATTCGAGCGCGATTTCTCGCTCATGTGA
- a CDS encoding efflux RND transporter permease subunit translates to MNISELCIRRPAMTVLLSAAVVVAGIFAYFSIPVAALPSYNTPVINVNAQLPGASPDTMASSVALPLEKQFSTIPGLQTISSVNTQGVSSITLEFVSSRDIDAAAVDVQAALLRAQRQLPQELTQLPSYRKVNPADAPVLFIALISPSMNPSELNDYAENLISPTLSTIDGVAQVAVYGRKAFAVRIKANADLLNARNITLDELARAVNSANANTPVGTLDGPRQTLTIQANRQLTKAEDFAKLIIGQRNGAPVRLDEVATIEDSFESVKTASSFNGQSSISLAVQRQPNANTVEVVDAVRALIPRFKAELPQSVEIHMVNDRSLSIREAVHDVQLTLLGTIALVVMVIFLFLHRLVATLIPAVTIPISLIGAVALLYAFGYSLDNVSLLGITLAVGLVVDDAIVVLENIMRYVEKGMEPFAAALRGAREVGFTIISISISLVAVFIPIFFMPGVIGLLFHEFAVVVALAVLVSAVVSLTLVPMLASRLLKHTPRPEGALDHEEEHPEPGTAIGRAFERGYRWVHGTYMRTLDWTLGHRTLMLLVAGATFVVTAWLFVSIPKGFFPEEDIGQIQITTEAAEDISFTAMNALQERVAASLQADPSVAYVSSFVGVGGPTATQNSGRLFAVLKPRSERPKMAKVLESLRQRFREIPGIAVYMQPVQNLRLGGRQSKARFQYTLQSVNAGEMVPWSTRLMERMRADPVFRDVTSDSQNRGLQATLEIDRDKAGVLGVAVGDLRLALYNAYGDRQIGSIYGASNTYQVILSAADSDRQFEDDVSRLSVRSTTGRLVPLSAFSTVKRTVGPTSVNHQGQLQAVTVSFNLAPDVPLGNATAKIDQFKEELKMPQSIITTYGGDAAVFQSSQSSQAVLLVLAVLVIYVLLGVLYESYIHPLTILAGLPSAAVGALISLKIFGFDLTLIATIGILLLIGIVKKNAIMMIDFALDAQRTEGMKPVDAIREACRLRFRPILMTTLAALMGALPLALGLGAGAELRQPLGVAVVGGLIFSQVITLYITPAIYLALDRYSGTGPMVDLPGEAKTEADAAGHTASHA, encoded by the coding sequence ATGAACATCTCGGAGCTGTGCATCCGCCGTCCCGCCATGACGGTGCTGTTGTCCGCCGCGGTGGTGGTGGCGGGCATCTTTGCGTATTTCAGCATTCCGGTCGCCGCGCTGCCGAGCTACAACACACCGGTCATCAACGTGAACGCCCAGTTGCCGGGGGCAAGCCCCGACACCATGGCCTCGTCGGTGGCGCTGCCGCTCGAGAAGCAGTTCTCGACCATTCCGGGCCTGCAGACCATCAGCTCGGTCAACACCCAGGGCGTGAGTTCGATCACGCTCGAGTTCGTGAGCAGCCGCGACATCGATGCCGCCGCCGTCGACGTTCAGGCCGCGCTGCTGCGCGCCCAGCGCCAGTTGCCGCAAGAGCTCACGCAGCTGCCTTCGTACCGCAAGGTGAATCCAGCCGATGCGCCGGTGCTGTTCATCGCGCTCATTTCGCCGTCGATGAACCCCTCGGAGCTCAACGACTATGCCGAGAACCTGATCTCGCCCACGCTCTCCACCATCGACGGCGTGGCGCAGGTGGCCGTGTACGGGCGCAAGGCCTTCGCGGTGCGCATCAAGGCCAATGCCGATCTGCTGAACGCACGCAACATCACGCTCGACGAACTTGCCAGGGCGGTGAATTCGGCCAACGCCAACACGCCGGTCGGCACGCTCGACGGTCCGCGCCAGACCCTCACCATCCAGGCCAACCGGCAGCTCACGAAAGCCGAAGACTTCGCCAAGCTGATCATCGGCCAGCGCAACGGCGCCCCGGTGCGGCTCGACGAAGTGGCCACCATCGAAGACAGCTTCGAGTCGGTCAAGACCGCCAGCAGCTTCAACGGCCAGAGCTCCATCTCGCTGGCTGTGCAGCGGCAGCCGAATGCCAATACCGTGGAGGTGGTGGACGCGGTGCGCGCACTCATTCCGCGCTTCAAGGCGGAGCTTCCGCAATCGGTCGAGATCCACATGGTGAACGACCGCTCGCTGTCCATCCGCGAGGCGGTGCACGACGTGCAGCTCACGCTGCTGGGCACCATCGCGCTGGTGGTCATGGTGATCTTCCTGTTCCTGCACCGGCTGGTGGCCACGCTGATTCCGGCCGTCACGATCCCGATCTCGCTCATCGGCGCGGTGGCGCTGCTCTATGCCTTCGGCTACAGCCTGGACAACGTGTCGCTGCTCGGCATCACGCTGGCCGTGGGCCTGGTGGTGGACGACGCCATCGTGGTGCTCGAAAACATCATGCGCTATGTCGAAAAGGGCATGGAGCCCTTCGCGGCGGCGCTGCGCGGCGCGCGAGAGGTGGGCTTCACCATCATCTCGATCTCGATCTCGCTGGTGGCGGTGTTCATCCCTATCTTCTTCATGCCGGGCGTGATCGGCCTGCTGTTCCACGAGTTTGCGGTGGTGGTGGCGCTGGCGGTGCTGGTGTCGGCCGTCGTGTCGCTCACGCTGGTGCCGATGCTCGCGAGCCGGCTGCTCAAGCACACGCCGCGGCCCGAAGGCGCGCTCGACCATGAAGAAGAGCATCCGGAACCCGGAACCGCCATCGGCCGCGCCTTCGAGCGCGGCTACCGCTGGGTGCACGGCACCTACATGCGAACGCTCGACTGGACTCTTGGCCACCGCACGCTGATGCTGCTTGTGGCCGGCGCCACGTTCGTCGTCACGGCCTGGTTGTTCGTTTCGATTCCGAAGGGCTTCTTCCCCGAAGAAGACATCGGCCAGATCCAGATCACCACCGAAGCGGCCGAAGACATTTCGTTCACCGCCATGAATGCGCTGCAGGAGCGCGTGGCCGCTTCGCTCCAGGCCGACCCGAGCGTGGCCTATGTGAGCTCGTTCGTGGGCGTGGGCGGTCCCACCGCCACGCAGAATTCAGGCCGTCTTTTTGCCGTGCTCAAGCCGCGCAGCGAGCGCCCCAAGATGGCCAAGGTGCTCGAATCGTTGCGCCAGCGCTTCCGTGAGATTCCAGGCATTGCGGTCTACATGCAGCCGGTGCAGAACCTGCGCCTGGGTGGCCGCCAGAGCAAGGCGCGTTTCCAGTACACGCTGCAAAGCGTGAACGCCGGCGAAATGGTGCCGTGGTCCACGCGGCTCATGGAGCGCATGCGCGCCGACCCGGTCTTTCGCGACGTGACCAGCGACTCGCAGAACCGCGGGCTGCAGGCCACACTCGAAATCGATCGGGACAAGGCCGGCGTGCTCGGCGTTGCGGTGGGTGACCTGCGCCTCGCGCTCTACAACGCCTATGGCGACCGGCAGATCGGCAGCATCTACGGCGCGAGCAACACCTACCAGGTGATTCTCTCGGCCGCGGACAGCGACCGGCAGTTCGAGGACGATGTTTCGCGCCTCTCGGTGCGCAGCACCACGGGGCGGCTGGTGCCGCTCTCGGCTTTCTCGACCGTCAAGCGCACGGTGGGGCCGACCTCGGTCAACCACCAGGGCCAGCTGCAGGCGGTGACGGTGTCGTTCAACCTCGCGCCTGATGTGCCGCTGGGCAACGCGACCGCGAAGATCGACCAGTTCAAGGAAGAGCTGAAGATGCCGCAGTCGATCATCACCACCTATGGCGGTGATGCGGCGGTGTTCCAGAGTTCGCAATCGAGCCAGGCCGTGCTGCTGGTGCTGGCCGTGCTGGTCATCTACGTGCTGCTGGGCGTGCTGTACGAAAGCTACATCCACCCGCTGACCATCCTGGCCGGGCTGCCGTCCGCGGCGGTGGGCGCGTTGATCTCGCTGAAGATATTCGGCTTCGACCTGACGCTGATCGCGACCATCGGCATCCTGCTCCTGATCGGCATCGTGAAGAAGAACGCAATCATGATGATCGACTTCGCGCTCGACGCCCAGCGCACCGAAGGCATGAAGCCGGTCGATGCTATCCGCGAGGCCTGCAGGCTGCGCTTCCGCCCGATTCTCATGACCACGTTGGCCGCGCTGATGGGCGCGCTGCCGCTTGCACTTGGCCTCGGCGCCGGTGCCGAGCTGCGTCAGCCGCTGGGTGTGGCGGTGGTGGGTGGGCTGATCTTCTCGCAGGTGATCACGCTCTACATCACGCCCGCGATCTACCTCGCGCTCGACCGCTACAGCGGCACCGGGCCGATGGTCGATCTGCCGGGCGAGGCCAAGACCGAAGCCGATGCCGCCGGGCACACGGCGTCGCACGCCTAG
- a CDS encoding membrane lipoprotein lipid attachment site-containing protein, translated as MKRAFFALFLAATLSGCATSWVVDSDVKSFSSLPTMPSGATYRFERLPSQQADAARQESLEAMAAAALEKVGLRRDDARPTYSAQIGARVTAGLSPWADPWLFDGPWGYGGYGGYGYHGYARRWYGGGWYGGPAFMPPAANPWYEREVSIVLRDIGSNRVVYETRARNDGPYNASAAILPVMFDAALQGFPNPPQGERRVNIELPTAKK; from the coding sequence ATGAAACGCGCGTTCTTTGCTCTCTTTTTGGCAGCAACGCTGAGCGGCTGCGCCACCTCCTGGGTGGTGGACAGCGATGTGAAGAGCTTTTCTTCGCTGCCCACGATGCCATCGGGCGCCACCTACCGCTTCGAACGCCTGCCTTCGCAGCAGGCCGACGCCGCACGGCAGGAATCTCTGGAAGCAATGGCCGCCGCGGCGCTCGAAAAGGTGGGCCTGCGCCGCGACGATGCCCGCCCGACCTACAGTGCGCAAATCGGCGCGCGCGTGACGGCCGGCCTTTCGCCGTGGGCGGACCCATGGCTCTTCGACGGCCCGTGGGGTTATGGAGGTTATGGCGGCTATGGTTACCACGGCTACGCCCGCCGCTGGTATGGCGGCGGCTGGTACGGCGGCCCGGCCTTCATGCCGCCGGCGGCCAACCCCTGGTACGAGCGCGAAGTGAGCATCGTGCTGCGCGACATCGGCTCGAACCGCGTGGTCTATGAAACGCGGGCCCGCAACGACGGGCCGTACAACGCGAGCGCGGCCATCTTGCCGGTGATGTTCGATGCCGCGCTCCAAGGGTTTCCGAATCCGCCGCAGGGCGAGCGCCGGGTGAACATCGAGCTGCCCACGGCAAAGAAATGA
- a CDS encoding outer membrane protein assembly factor BamE: MKRMIMCGLGFSFVLLTACGTVGGNSSIENATTQSLSQSLKTGVTTTDDVKRLFGNPDYVKDSNDGSAYWNYGGGRNSQKNAIAGLAGIPYLSKLDDINTASGAKRKSLSLYFNSNKKLRSYSLSSS; encoded by the coding sequence GTGAAAAGAATGATCATGTGTGGACTCGGGTTTTCTTTTGTTCTGTTGACGGCCTGCGGTACGGTGGGAGGGAACTCGTCCATAGAAAATGCGACAACTCAATCGCTGAGCCAGTCTTTGAAAACTGGAGTGACTACGACCGATGACGTCAAGAGATTGTTCGGCAACCCCGACTATGTAAAAGACTCCAACGACGGATCTGCGTATTGGAATTACGGAGGAGGGAGAAATAGTCAGAAAAATGCTATTGCCGGTTTGGCGGGCATCCCTTATTTGTCAAAACTCGATGACATCAATACTGCATCCGGTGCCAAGAGAAAATCCCTGTCGCTTTATTTTAATTCGAATAAAAAACTGAGAAGCTATTCCTTGAGCTCAAGTTAG
- a CDS encoding efflux RND transporter periplasmic adaptor subunit, with product MKKKLVFALAGVSIVAAAGWWWSGSGDRLAAGSAKPAAGAKGVAPADGAPPALVTLATAVRQDVPVTVQVNGSVVSLNSVDLRPQVTNTVAAVHVKEGQFVKEGQLLFTLDDRNDQANLARARAQQKRDEATLADLERQYKRSQELLAQNFISKSATDATLSQLEAQRAAVAADRAAVQSAQVALGYATLRAPIAGRIGAVNIYPGTLVQPTLSLVTITQLDPIAVSFPVPEANLQDLLAAARSRAKVEALVTGRREPLSGVLNFVDNTVDPQIGTVRAKAVFDNGDQSLWPGQFVGTRITVRTLAGATVVPAAALMMLPDGASLYVVDQAGTAARRKVQVLYTFGTKVAVSGVEPGEQVVIEGSQNVRPGGKVRVDAKAAPAGTTGVTPGSAASSDVKTPRERA from the coding sequence ATGAAGAAAAAACTCGTCTTCGCCCTTGCAGGTGTGTCGATCGTAGCCGCCGCAGGATGGTGGTGGAGCGGATCTGGCGATCGGCTTGCCGCAGGCAGCGCCAAGCCTGCCGCGGGCGCCAAGGGCGTGGCACCCGCCGACGGCGCGCCGCCGGCACTGGTAACGCTCGCAACCGCCGTGCGGCAGGACGTGCCGGTCACGGTCCAGGTCAACGGCAGCGTGGTGTCCCTCAACAGCGTCGATCTCCGGCCGCAGGTCACCAATACCGTGGCGGCGGTGCACGTAAAGGAAGGGCAGTTCGTCAAGGAGGGCCAGTTGCTCTTCACGCTGGACGACCGCAATGACCAGGCCAACCTGGCCCGCGCCCGCGCGCAGCAGAAGCGCGACGAGGCCACGCTGGCCGACCTGGAGCGCCAGTACAAGCGCAGCCAGGAACTGCTGGCGCAGAACTTCATTTCGAAGAGCGCCACCGACGCCACGCTGTCGCAGCTCGAGGCGCAGCGCGCCGCGGTGGCGGCCGACCGCGCCGCGGTGCAGTCGGCGCAAGTGGCGCTGGGCTATGCCACGCTGCGTGCGCCCATCGCGGGGCGCATCGGCGCCGTCAACATCTATCCGGGCACGCTGGTGCAGCCCACGCTGTCCCTCGTCACCATCACGCAGCTCGATCCCATTGCGGTGAGCTTCCCCGTGCCCGAGGCCAATCTGCAGGACCTGCTGGCCGCCGCGCGCAGCCGCGCCAAGGTCGAGGCGCTCGTGACCGGCCGGCGCGAGCCGCTGAGCGGGGTGCTCAATTTCGTCGACAACACGGTCGACCCGCAGATCGGCACCGTGCGCGCGAAGGCGGTGTTCGACAACGGCGACCAGAGCCTGTGGCCCGGCCAGTTCGTGGGCACGCGCATCACGGTGCGCACGCTGGCAGGCGCCACCGTGGTACCGGCCGCGGCGCTCATGATGCTGCCCGACGGCGCCTCGCTCTACGTGGTGGACCAGGCCGGCACCGCGGCGCGCCGCAAAGTCCAGGTGCTCTATACCTTCGGCACGAAGGTGGCGGTGAGCGGCGTCGAGCCGGGTGAGCAGGTGGTCATCGAGGGCAGCCAAAACGTGCGCCCGGGCGGCAAGGTCCGCGTCGACGCAAAGGCCGCGCCGGCGGGCACGACCGGCGTCACACCGGGCAGCGCGGCCTCGTCGGACGTCAAGACCCCGCGGGAACGCGCATGA
- a CDS encoding histidine phosphatase family protein, whose protein sequence is MEEITRLIAVRHGETAWNVDTRIQGQLDIGLNATGLWQARRVGHALADEDIGVIYASDLSRAWQTAQEIAKPHGLTVQPEPGLRERAFGHFEGMSFAEIEATLPEQAKRWRERDPEFEPEGGESLLAFRERVTRIASKLAARHPGRLVVLVAHGGVMDVLYRAATRQELQAPRTWQLGNAAINRMLWTPEGFSLVGWSDTAHLAADDDVLDETTT, encoded by the coding sequence ATGGAAGAAATTACCCGTTTGATTGCCGTTCGCCATGGCGAAACCGCCTGGAACGTCGACACGCGCATTCAAGGCCAGCTCGACATCGGGCTCAACGCCACGGGCCTGTGGCAGGCCCGGCGCGTGGGGCACGCGCTGGCGGACGAAGACATCGGCGTGATCTACGCGAGCGACCTGTCGCGCGCCTGGCAAACCGCGCAGGAAATTGCAAAGCCCCACGGCCTCACGGTGCAGCCCGAGCCCGGCCTGCGCGAGCGCGCCTTCGGCCACTTCGAGGGCATGAGCTTCGCGGAGATCGAGGCCACCCTGCCCGAGCAGGCGAAACGCTGGCGCGAGCGCGACCCCGAGTTCGAGCCCGAAGGCGGCGAGAGCCTGCTGGCCTTTCGCGAGCGGGTGACGCGCATCGCATCGAAACTGGCCGCGCGCCACCCGGGACGGCTGGTGGTGCTGGTGGCGCACGGCGGCGTGATGGACGTGCTCTACCGCGCCGCCACCCGCCAGGAACTGCAGGCGCCGCGCACCTGGCAACTCGGCAATGCGGCCATCAACCGCATGCTGTGGACGCCCGAAGGCTTCAGCCTTGTGGGCTGGAGCGACACCGCCCACCTGGCGGCGGACGACGACGTTCTCGACGAAACAACGACCTAG
- the ttcA gene encoding tRNA 2-thiocytidine(32) synthetase TtcA, with protein MNAVWIDEAPVAGAATNSLKIERETHKLEKRLCREVGRAIVDYNMIEEGDKVMVCVSGGKDSYAMLDILLKLKARAPIHFDIVAVNLDQKQPGFPEEVLPKYLSELGVAFHIENQDTYSIVKRVIPEGKTTCGLCSRLRRGILYRVADELGATKVALGHHRDDMLQTFFLNMFFAGKLKSMPPKLVSDDGKHIVIRPLAYVAEKDLVRWAQHREFPIIPCTLCGSQENLQRKQVGEMLREWDKKYPGRVENMFTALQNVVPSHLLDGTRHDFKGLKATGVADEDGDKAFDAPSFDLLSQAPAALRILQG; from the coding sequence ATGAACGCCGTCTGGATCGACGAGGCGCCCGTCGCCGGCGCCGCCACCAATTCCCTGAAGATCGAGCGCGAAACCCACAAGCTCGAAAAGCGCCTGTGCCGCGAGGTCGGCCGCGCCATCGTCGACTACAACATGATCGAAGAGGGCGACAAGGTCATGGTGTGCGTCTCGGGCGGGAAGGACAGCTACGCCATGCTGGACATCCTGCTCAAGCTGAAGGCACGGGCGCCGATCCACTTCGACATCGTCGCGGTGAACCTCGACCAGAAGCAGCCCGGCTTTCCGGAAGAAGTGCTGCCCAAGTACCTGAGCGAGCTCGGCGTCGCCTTTCACATCGAGAACCAGGACACCTACAGCATCGTCAAGCGCGTGATTCCGGAGGGCAAGACGACCTGCGGCCTGTGCAGCCGCCTGCGCCGCGGCATCCTGTACCGCGTGGCGGACGAACTCGGTGCCACCAAGGTGGCACTCGGCCACCACCGCGACGACATGCTGCAGACCTTCTTCCTCAACATGTTCTTCGCGGGCAAGCTCAAGAGCATGCCGCCCAAGCTGGTGAGCGACGACGGCAAGCACATCGTCATCCGTCCCCTCGCCTACGTGGCCGAGAAAGACCTGGTGCGCTGGGCGCAGCACCGCGAATTCCCGATCATTCCGTGCACCCTGTGCGGCAGCCAGGAAAACCTGCAGCGCAAGCAGGTCGGCGAAATGCTGCGCGAGTGGGACAAGAAGTACCCCGGCCGCGTGGAAAACATGTTCACCGCGCTGCAGAACGTGGTGCCTTCGCACCTGCTCGACGGAACGCGGCACGACTTCAAGGGTCTGAAAGCGACGGGCGTGGCCGACGAAGACGGCGACAAGGCCTTCGACGCGCCCTCTTTCGACTTGCTCTCCCAGGCACCCGCAGCCCTGCGCATTCTTCAGGGCTGA
- a CDS encoding ABC transporter substrate-binding protein — protein MNRFTRKAAALVTGFGLLAGSLAAHAEGQIRIAEQFGIVYLLLNVAQEQKLIEKHAKAAGVDAKVEWIKLSGGSAVNDALLSGNIEIASAGVGPLLTLWDRTKGKQNVKGVASLGNFPYYLVSNNPNVKTIADFTDKDRIALPAVGVSVQSRVLQFASAKLWGDKEFNRLDKISVAVPHPDAAAAIIKGGTEITAHFGNPPFQDQELAGNPNAHIVLNSYQVLGGPASATVLYATEKFRSENPKTYKAFVDALDEAAKFVTANPEKAADIYLKVGNAKIDRELLLKIIKNPEVQFKTTPQNTYALAEFMHRVGAIKNKPASVKDYFFDDAQNASGN, from the coding sequence ATGAACCGATTCACACGCAAGGCCGCCGCACTCGTCACCGGCTTCGGTCTCCTCGCGGGCAGTCTTGCTGCCCATGCCGAAGGGCAGATCCGCATCGCCGAGCAATTCGGCATCGTCTACCTGCTGCTCAATGTCGCGCAGGAACAAAAGCTCATCGAGAAGCACGCCAAGGCGGCCGGTGTCGATGCCAAGGTGGAGTGGATCAAGCTTTCGGGCGGCTCGGCGGTGAATGACGCGCTGCTCTCGGGCAACATCGAGATCGCGAGTGCCGGCGTGGGCCCGCTGCTCACGCTGTGGGACCGCACCAAGGGCAAGCAGAACGTGAAGGGCGTGGCATCGCTGGGCAACTTTCCCTACTACCTGGTGAGCAACAACCCGAACGTGAAGACCATTGCAGACTTCACCGACAAGGACCGCATCGCCCTGCCGGCGGTGGGCGTCTCGGTGCAGTCGCGGGTGCTGCAGTTCGCATCGGCCAAGCTCTGGGGCGACAAGGAGTTCAACCGGCTCGACAAGATCAGCGTGGCGGTGCCGCATCCCGATGCTGCGGCGGCCATCATCAAGGGCGGCACCGAGATCACGGCGCACTTCGGCAACCCGCCATTCCAGGACCAGGAGCTCGCGGGCAATCCGAACGCGCACATCGTGCTCAACTCGTACCAGGTGCTCGGCGGCCCGGCCTCGGCGACGGTGCTCTATGCCACCGAGAAATTCCGCAGCGAGAACCCGAAGACCTACAAGGCGTTTGTCGATGCGCTCGACGAGGCGGCGAAGTTCGTCACGGCCAATCCGGAGAAAGCGGCGGACATCTACCTGAAGGTGGGCAACGCGAAGATCGACCGCGAGCTGCTGCTGAAGATCATCAAGAACCCCGAGGTGCAGTTCAAGACCACGCCGCAGAACACCTATGCGCTGGCGGAGTTCATGCACCGGGTGGGCGCGATCAAGAACAAGCCGGCTTCGGTGAAGGATTATTTCTTCGACGATGCGCAGAACGCTTCGGGGAATTGA
- a CDS encoding TauD/TfdA dioxygenase family protein — protein MSSKPDPTRQHFEVRPFNAPVGAEIIGLDISKPISAEDFKRIHQAHLDHHVLVFRNQQITPQEHIDFSRRFGPLEIHVLHQFHLKNHPEILIVSNIKENGEPIGLGDAGVYWHSDISYKPQPSLGSLLHAQELPSEGGDTLFADQHLAWEALDPELQQRILPLKAEHSYLAKYEELRAKNPWRPKLSQAQIDQVAPAVQPVVRTHPETGRKALFVSEHFTTRIVGLPQEESDALLAELFAHSVKPEFVYRHQWAPHDLVFWDNRSLMHLAAGTPDHLRRRLNRTTIVGDTPF, from the coding sequence ATGAGCTCCAAGCCCGATCCCACCCGGCAGCACTTCGAAGTCCGCCCCTTCAACGCCCCCGTAGGCGCCGAAATCATCGGGCTCGACATCTCCAAGCCCATCAGCGCTGAAGATTTCAAGCGCATCCACCAAGCGCACCTCGACCATCACGTCCTGGTCTTCCGCAACCAACAAATCACCCCCCAAGAGCACATCGATTTCAGCCGTCGCTTCGGCCCACTCGAAATCCACGTGCTGCACCAGTTCCACCTGAAGAATCACCCCGAGATCCTGATCGTTTCCAACATCAAGGAAAACGGCGAACCTATCGGCCTGGGCGATGCGGGCGTCTACTGGCACTCGGACATCTCGTACAAGCCCCAGCCGAGCCTAGGCTCCCTGCTGCATGCGCAAGAGCTGCCGAGCGAAGGTGGCGACACGCTCTTTGCCGATCAGCATCTCGCTTGGGAAGCGCTCGACCCCGAGCTGCAGCAGCGCATCCTGCCGCTCAAGGCCGAGCACAGCTATCTCGCCAAGTACGAAGAGTTGCGCGCCAAGAACCCGTGGCGCCCCAAGCTCTCGCAGGCGCAGATCGACCAGGTCGCCCCCGCGGTGCAGCCGGTGGTGCGCACGCACCCGGAAACGGGCCGCAAGGCGCTGTTCGTCAGCGAGCATTTCACGACACGCATCGTCGGCCTCCCGCAGGAAGAAAGCGACGCACTGCTGGCCGAGCTGTTCGCGCACAGCGTGAAGCCCGAGTTCGTGTATCGCCACCAATGGGCGCCGCACGATCTGGTGTTCTGGGACAACCGCTCGCTGATGCACCTTGCGGCGGGCACGCCCGACCATCTGCGACGGCGCCTCAACCGCACCACCATCGTCGGCGACACGCCTTTCTGA